Proteins from a genomic interval of Calypte anna isolate BGI_N300 chromosome 19, bCalAnn1_v1.p, whole genome shotgun sequence:
- the DHRS13 gene encoding dehydrogenase/reductase SDR family member 13 has protein sequence MGWGLLGVGLVLALYTLIRHGLRRALPPLVCPVLHGRTAIVTGGSGGIGAATALELARGGARVVLAARSASRGEATARRIRTETGNPNVRFMHLDLASLRSVRAFASAFLRQEPHLHLLINNAGVSAGGTTEDGFSLSFQVNHLGHFLLTQLLLERLQSSAPSRVVIIASSAHCAGRLRLNALGHPPPGMFSTFQDYCDSKLANVLHARELATCLQGTEVTCYAVHPGFVDTELFRHTPLWLKPLWLPLVRCFFRTAAEGARTPLHCATQDGIEPLSGRYFANCHPQEPWPLARDDRLAQALWEASERLVGLARAQGDPVPAATEFG, from the exons atggggtgggggctgctggGCGTGGGGCTGGTGCTGGCCCTCTACACCCTCATCCGCCACGGGCTGCGCCGGGCTCTGCCGCCCCTCGTCTGCCCTGTGCTGCACGGCCGAACAGCCATTGTTACCG GGGGAAGCGGCGGCATCGGGGCGGCCACGGCGCTGGAGCTGGCCCGCGGTGGGGCACGAGTGGTGCTGGCGGCCCGCAGCGCCTCCCGGGGAGAGGCCACGGCCCGCCGCATCCGCACG GAGACGGGGAACCCCAACGTGAGGTTCATGCATCTGGATCTGGCCAGCCTGCGCTCGGTGCGAGCCTTTGCCAGCGCCTTCCTGCGGCAGGAGCCCCACCTGCACCTCCTCATCAACAACGCGG GCGTGAGCGCCGGGGGCACGACAGAAGATGGCTTTAGCCTCTCCTTCCAAGTGAATCACCTGGGCCATTTTCTGCtcacacagctgcttctggagcggctgcagagctctgcacccAGCCGGGTTGTCATCATCGCCTCCAGCGCCCACTGCGCCGGCCGCCTGCGCCTCAACGCCCTAGGCCATCCGCCCCCCGGGATGTTCTCGACCTTCCAGGACTACTGTGACAGCAAGTTGGCCAATGTGCTGCATGCCCGTGAGCTGGCCACCTGCCTGCAGGGCACCGAGGTGACCTGCTATGCTGTGCATCCAG GGTTTGTGGACACAGAGCTGTTCCGCCACACTCCGCTCTGGCTCAAGCCGCTCTGGCTGCCGCTGGTCCGGTGCTTCTTCCGCACAGCAGCCGAGGGGGCTCGGACGCCGCTGCACTGCGCCACGCAAGATGGCATCGAGCCCCTCAGCGGGCGGTACTTCGCCAACTGTCACCCACAAGAGCCGTGGCCACTGGCCCGTGATGACCGGCTGGCCCAGGCACTCTGGGAGGCCAGTGAGAGGCTGGTGGGGCTGGCAAGGGCCCAGGGGGatcctgtgcctgctgccaCCGAGTTCGGATAA
- the FLOT2 gene encoding flotillin-2 isoform X1: MGNCHTVGPNEALVVSGGCCGSDEKQYVYGGWAWAWWCITDTQRISLEIMTLQPRCEDVETAEGVALTVTGVAQVKIMTEKELLAVACEQFLGKNVQDVKNVVLQTLEGHLRSILGTLTVEQIYQDRDQFAKLVREVAAPDVGRMGIEILSFTIKDVYDKVDYLSSLGKTQTAAVRRDADIGVAEAERDAGIREAECKKEMLDVKFMADTKIAESKRAFELQKAAFTEEVNIKTAEAQLAYELQSAREQQKIRQEEIEIEVVQRKKQIDVEQKEILRVEKELIATVKRPAEAEAYRIQQIAEGEKVKQILLAQAEAERIRKIGEAEAFVIETVGMAEAEGMRLKAEALQQYGEAAQLALVLDALPEIAAKVAAPLSRVDEIVILGGDKNNTTSEVNRLLAEIPASVRAVTGVDLTKIPLIQKVTGAQV; the protein is encoded by the exons ATGGGCAACTGCCACACGGTGGGGCCCAACGAGGCGCTGGTGGTGTCAG gtggCTGTTGTGGCTCTGATGAAAAGCAGTATGTGTATGGTGGCTGGGCCTGGGCTTGGTGGTGCATCACTGACACCCAAAG GATTTCCCTAGAGATAATGACGTTACAGCCCAGGTGTGAGGACGTAGAGACGGCGGAGGGGGTAGCTTTAACTGTCACAGGTGTGGCACAG GTGAAGATAATGACTGAGAAGGAGCTCCTGGCTGTGGCTTGTGAACAGTTCTTGGGGAAGAACGTGCAAGATGTGAAGAACGTGGTCCTTCAGACTCTGGAGGGGCATCTGCGCTCCATCCTAG gTACCCTGACAGTAGAGCAGATCTACCAGGACAGAGACCAGTTTGCCAAGCTGGTGCGGGAGGTGGCAGCTCCTGACGTGGGCCGCATGGGCATTGAGATCCTGAGCTTCACCATCAAG gATGTCTATGATAAGGTGGATTACCTGAGCTCCCTGGGAAAGACTCAGACTGCAGCTGTCCGGAGGGACGCAGACATTGGTGTGGCAGAAGCTGAGCGAGATGCTGGCATCCGG GAGGCAGAGTGCAAGAAAGAAATGCTGGATGTCAAGTTCATGGCAGATACTAAAATAGCAGAATCCAAACGGGCTTTTGAATTGCAGAAAGCTGCCTTCACTGAGGAGGTCAACATCAAG ACTGCAGAGGCTCAGCTGGCCTATGAGCTCCAGAGTGCCCGGGAGCAACAGAAGATCCGGCAAGAAGAAATTGAAATTGAGGTGGTGCAGCGCAAGAAGCAGATTGATGtagaacagaaagaaatcctcCGGGTGGAGAAGGAGCTGATTGCCACCGTGAAGCGGCCGGCCGAGGCTGAAGCTTACCGCATCCAGCAGATCGCTGAGGGCGAGAA GGTGAAGCAAATCCTCCTTGCTCAGGCAGAGGCAGAAAGGATCCGCAAGATTGGAGAAGCGGAGGCCTTTGTGATTGAGACCGTCGGGATGGCAGAGGCTGAAGGGATGAGGCTGAAAGCTGAAGCTCTCCAGCAGTATGGAGAAGCTGCCCAACTGGCTCTAGTGCTGGATGCGCTGCCTGAG ATCGCTGCCAAAGTGGCTGCTCCCCTCTCCAGAGTGGATGAGATTGTTATTCTTGGTGGAgacaaaaacaacacaacatCTGAGGTGAACCGTCTGCTGGCTGAGATCCCAGCCTCCGTGCGTGCTGTCACCGGTGTGGACCTCACCAAG aTCCCCCTGATCCAGAAAGTCACCGGGGCCCAGGTGTGA
- the FLOT2 gene encoding flotillin-2 isoform X5 has protein sequence MTEKELLAVACEQFLGKNVQDVKNVVLQTLEGHLRSILGTLTVEQIYQDRDQFAKLVREVAAPDVGRMGIEILSFTIKDVYDKVDYLSSLGKTQTAAVRRDADIGVAEAERDAGIREAECKKEMLDVKFMADTKIAESKRAFELQKAAFTEEVNIKTAEAQLAYELQSAREQQKIRQEEIEIEVVQRKKQIDVEQKEILRVEKELIATVKRPAEAEAYRIQQIAEGEKVKQILLAQAEAERIRKIGEAEAFVIETVGMAEAEGMRLKAEALQQYGEAAQLALVLDALPEIAAKVAAPLSRVDEIVILGGDKNNTTSEVNRLLAEIPASVRAVTGVDLTKIPLIQKVTGAQV, from the exons ATGACTGAGAAGGAGCTCCTGGCTGTGGCTTGTGAACAGTTCTTGGGGAAGAACGTGCAAGATGTGAAGAACGTGGTCCTTCAGACTCTGGAGGGGCATCTGCGCTCCATCCTAG gTACCCTGACAGTAGAGCAGATCTACCAGGACAGAGACCAGTTTGCCAAGCTGGTGCGGGAGGTGGCAGCTCCTGACGTGGGCCGCATGGGCATTGAGATCCTGAGCTTCACCATCAAG gATGTCTATGATAAGGTGGATTACCTGAGCTCCCTGGGAAAGACTCAGACTGCAGCTGTCCGGAGGGACGCAGACATTGGTGTGGCAGAAGCTGAGCGAGATGCTGGCATCCGG GAGGCAGAGTGCAAGAAAGAAATGCTGGATGTCAAGTTCATGGCAGATACTAAAATAGCAGAATCCAAACGGGCTTTTGAATTGCAGAAAGCTGCCTTCACTGAGGAGGTCAACATCAAG ACTGCAGAGGCTCAGCTGGCCTATGAGCTCCAGAGTGCCCGGGAGCAACAGAAGATCCGGCAAGAAGAAATTGAAATTGAGGTGGTGCAGCGCAAGAAGCAGATTGATGtagaacagaaagaaatcctcCGGGTGGAGAAGGAGCTGATTGCCACCGTGAAGCGGCCGGCCGAGGCTGAAGCTTACCGCATCCAGCAGATCGCTGAGGGCGAGAA GGTGAAGCAAATCCTCCTTGCTCAGGCAGAGGCAGAAAGGATCCGCAAGATTGGAGAAGCGGAGGCCTTTGTGATTGAGACCGTCGGGATGGCAGAGGCTGAAGGGATGAGGCTGAAAGCTGAAGCTCTCCAGCAGTATGGAGAAGCTGCCCAACTGGCTCTAGTGCTGGATGCGCTGCCTGAG ATCGCTGCCAAAGTGGCTGCTCCCCTCTCCAGAGTGGATGAGATTGTTATTCTTGGTGGAgacaaaaacaacacaacatCTGAGGTGAACCGTCTGCTGGCTGAGATCCCAGCCTCCGTGCGTGCTGTCACCGGTGTGGACCTCACCAAG aTCCCCCTGATCCAGAAAGTCACCGGGGCCCAGGTGTGA
- the FLOT2 gene encoding flotillin-2 isoform X4, with protein MTLQPRCEDVETAEGVALTVTGVAQVKIMTEKELLAVACEQFLGKNVQDVKNVVLQTLEGHLRSILGTLTVEQIYQDRDQFAKLVREVAAPDVGRMGIEILSFTIKDVYDKVDYLSSLGKTQTAAVRRDADIGVAEAERDAGIREAECKKEMLDVKFMADTKIAESKRAFELQKAAFTEEVNIKTAEAQLAYELQSAREQQKIRQEEIEIEVVQRKKQIDVEQKEILRVEKELIATVKRPAEAEAYRIQQIAEGEKVKQILLAQAEAERIRKIGEAEAFVIETVGMAEAEGMRLKAEALQQYGEAAQLALVLDALPEIAAKVAAPLSRVDEIVILGGDKNNTTSEVNRLLAEIPASVRAVTGVDLTKIPLIQKVTGAQV; from the exons ATGACGTTACAGCCCAGGTGTGAGGACGTAGAGACGGCGGAGGGGGTAGCTTTAACTGTCACAGGTGTGGCACAG GTGAAGATAATGACTGAGAAGGAGCTCCTGGCTGTGGCTTGTGAACAGTTCTTGGGGAAGAACGTGCAAGATGTGAAGAACGTGGTCCTTCAGACTCTGGAGGGGCATCTGCGCTCCATCCTAG gTACCCTGACAGTAGAGCAGATCTACCAGGACAGAGACCAGTTTGCCAAGCTGGTGCGGGAGGTGGCAGCTCCTGACGTGGGCCGCATGGGCATTGAGATCCTGAGCTTCACCATCAAG gATGTCTATGATAAGGTGGATTACCTGAGCTCCCTGGGAAAGACTCAGACTGCAGCTGTCCGGAGGGACGCAGACATTGGTGTGGCAGAAGCTGAGCGAGATGCTGGCATCCGG GAGGCAGAGTGCAAGAAAGAAATGCTGGATGTCAAGTTCATGGCAGATACTAAAATAGCAGAATCCAAACGGGCTTTTGAATTGCAGAAAGCTGCCTTCACTGAGGAGGTCAACATCAAG ACTGCAGAGGCTCAGCTGGCCTATGAGCTCCAGAGTGCCCGGGAGCAACAGAAGATCCGGCAAGAAGAAATTGAAATTGAGGTGGTGCAGCGCAAGAAGCAGATTGATGtagaacagaaagaaatcctcCGGGTGGAGAAGGAGCTGATTGCCACCGTGAAGCGGCCGGCCGAGGCTGAAGCTTACCGCATCCAGCAGATCGCTGAGGGCGAGAA GGTGAAGCAAATCCTCCTTGCTCAGGCAGAGGCAGAAAGGATCCGCAAGATTGGAGAAGCGGAGGCCTTTGTGATTGAGACCGTCGGGATGGCAGAGGCTGAAGGGATGAGGCTGAAAGCTGAAGCTCTCCAGCAGTATGGAGAAGCTGCCCAACTGGCTCTAGTGCTGGATGCGCTGCCTGAG ATCGCTGCCAAAGTGGCTGCTCCCCTCTCCAGAGTGGATGAGATTGTTATTCTTGGTGGAgacaaaaacaacacaacatCTGAGGTGAACCGTCTGCTGGCTGAGATCCCAGCCTCCGTGCGTGCTGTCACCGGTGTGGACCTCACCAAG aTCCCCCTGATCCAGAAAGTCACCGGGGCCCAGGTGTGA
- the FLOT2 gene encoding flotillin-2 isoform X3, with product MHSTVYRISLEIMTLQPRCEDVETAEGVALTVTGVAQVKIMTEKELLAVACEQFLGKNVQDVKNVVLQTLEGHLRSILGTLTVEQIYQDRDQFAKLVREVAAPDVGRMGIEILSFTIKDVYDKVDYLSSLGKTQTAAVRRDADIGVAEAERDAGIREAECKKEMLDVKFMADTKIAESKRAFELQKAAFTEEVNIKTAEAQLAYELQSAREQQKIRQEEIEIEVVQRKKQIDVEQKEILRVEKELIATVKRPAEAEAYRIQQIAEGEKVKQILLAQAEAERIRKIGEAEAFVIETVGMAEAEGMRLKAEALQQYGEAAQLALVLDALPEIAAKVAAPLSRVDEIVILGGDKNNTTSEVNRLLAEIPASVRAVTGVDLTKIPLIQKVTGAQV from the exons ATGCACTCCACAGTTTATAG GATTTCCCTAGAGATAATGACGTTACAGCCCAGGTGTGAGGACGTAGAGACGGCGGAGGGGGTAGCTTTAACTGTCACAGGTGTGGCACAG GTGAAGATAATGACTGAGAAGGAGCTCCTGGCTGTGGCTTGTGAACAGTTCTTGGGGAAGAACGTGCAAGATGTGAAGAACGTGGTCCTTCAGACTCTGGAGGGGCATCTGCGCTCCATCCTAG gTACCCTGACAGTAGAGCAGATCTACCAGGACAGAGACCAGTTTGCCAAGCTGGTGCGGGAGGTGGCAGCTCCTGACGTGGGCCGCATGGGCATTGAGATCCTGAGCTTCACCATCAAG gATGTCTATGATAAGGTGGATTACCTGAGCTCCCTGGGAAAGACTCAGACTGCAGCTGTCCGGAGGGACGCAGACATTGGTGTGGCAGAAGCTGAGCGAGATGCTGGCATCCGG GAGGCAGAGTGCAAGAAAGAAATGCTGGATGTCAAGTTCATGGCAGATACTAAAATAGCAGAATCCAAACGGGCTTTTGAATTGCAGAAAGCTGCCTTCACTGAGGAGGTCAACATCAAG ACTGCAGAGGCTCAGCTGGCCTATGAGCTCCAGAGTGCCCGGGAGCAACAGAAGATCCGGCAAGAAGAAATTGAAATTGAGGTGGTGCAGCGCAAGAAGCAGATTGATGtagaacagaaagaaatcctcCGGGTGGAGAAGGAGCTGATTGCCACCGTGAAGCGGCCGGCCGAGGCTGAAGCTTACCGCATCCAGCAGATCGCTGAGGGCGAGAA GGTGAAGCAAATCCTCCTTGCTCAGGCAGAGGCAGAAAGGATCCGCAAGATTGGAGAAGCGGAGGCCTTTGTGATTGAGACCGTCGGGATGGCAGAGGCTGAAGGGATGAGGCTGAAAGCTGAAGCTCTCCAGCAGTATGGAGAAGCTGCCCAACTGGCTCTAGTGCTGGATGCGCTGCCTGAG ATCGCTGCCAAAGTGGCTGCTCCCCTCTCCAGAGTGGATGAGATTGTTATTCTTGGTGGAgacaaaaacaacacaacatCTGAGGTGAACCGTCTGCTGGCTGAGATCCCAGCCTCCGTGCGTGCTGTCACCGGTGTGGACCTCACCAAG aTCCCCCTGATCCAGAAAGTCACCGGGGCCCAGGTGTGA
- the FLOT2 gene encoding flotillin-2 isoform X2, with protein MGNCHTVGPNEALVVSGGCCGSDEKQYVYGGWAWAWWCITDTQRLSLEVMTILCRCENIETSEGVPLYVTGVAQVKIMTEKELLAVACEQFLGKNVQDVKNVVLQTLEGHLRSILGTLTVEQIYQDRDQFAKLVREVAAPDVGRMGIEILSFTIKDVYDKVDYLSSLGKTQTAAVRRDADIGVAEAERDAGIREAECKKEMLDVKFMADTKIAESKRAFELQKAAFTEEVNIKTAEAQLAYELQSAREQQKIRQEEIEIEVVQRKKQIDVEQKEILRVEKELIATVKRPAEAEAYRIQQIAEGEKVKQILLAQAEAERIRKIGEAEAFVIETVGMAEAEGMRLKAEALQQYGEAAQLALVLDALPEIAAKVAAPLSRVDEIVILGGDKNNTTSEVNRLLAEIPASVRAVTGVDLTKIPLIQKVTGAQV; from the exons ATGGGCAACTGCCACACGGTGGGGCCCAACGAGGCGCTGGTGGTGTCAG gtggCTGTTGTGGCTCTGATGAAAAGCAGTATGTGTATGGTGGCTGGGCCTGGGCTTGGTGGTGCATCACTGACACCCAAAG ACTGTCTTTGGAGGTTATGACCATCCTGTGTCGCTGCGAGAATATTGAGACGTCGGAGGGGGTCCCACTGTACGTAACAGGGGTTGCACAG GTGAAGATAATGACTGAGAAGGAGCTCCTGGCTGTGGCTTGTGAACAGTTCTTGGGGAAGAACGTGCAAGATGTGAAGAACGTGGTCCTTCAGACTCTGGAGGGGCATCTGCGCTCCATCCTAG gTACCCTGACAGTAGAGCAGATCTACCAGGACAGAGACCAGTTTGCCAAGCTGGTGCGGGAGGTGGCAGCTCCTGACGTGGGCCGCATGGGCATTGAGATCCTGAGCTTCACCATCAAG gATGTCTATGATAAGGTGGATTACCTGAGCTCCCTGGGAAAGACTCAGACTGCAGCTGTCCGGAGGGACGCAGACATTGGTGTGGCAGAAGCTGAGCGAGATGCTGGCATCCGG GAGGCAGAGTGCAAGAAAGAAATGCTGGATGTCAAGTTCATGGCAGATACTAAAATAGCAGAATCCAAACGGGCTTTTGAATTGCAGAAAGCTGCCTTCACTGAGGAGGTCAACATCAAG ACTGCAGAGGCTCAGCTGGCCTATGAGCTCCAGAGTGCCCGGGAGCAACAGAAGATCCGGCAAGAAGAAATTGAAATTGAGGTGGTGCAGCGCAAGAAGCAGATTGATGtagaacagaaagaaatcctcCGGGTGGAGAAGGAGCTGATTGCCACCGTGAAGCGGCCGGCCGAGGCTGAAGCTTACCGCATCCAGCAGATCGCTGAGGGCGAGAA GGTGAAGCAAATCCTCCTTGCTCAGGCAGAGGCAGAAAGGATCCGCAAGATTGGAGAAGCGGAGGCCTTTGTGATTGAGACCGTCGGGATGGCAGAGGCTGAAGGGATGAGGCTGAAAGCTGAAGCTCTCCAGCAGTATGGAGAAGCTGCCCAACTGGCTCTAGTGCTGGATGCGCTGCCTGAG ATCGCTGCCAAAGTGGCTGCTCCCCTCTCCAGAGTGGATGAGATTGTTATTCTTGGTGGAgacaaaaacaacacaacatCTGAGGTGAACCGTCTGCTGGCTGAGATCCCAGCCTCCGTGCGTGCTGTCACCGGTGTGGACCTCACCAAG aTCCCCCTGATCCAGAAAGTCACCGGGGCCCAGGTGTGA